One genomic segment of uncultured Desulfobacter sp. includes these proteins:
- a CDS encoding FmdE family protein: MPELPMEKQKLFQKCVEFHGHLCPGLAFGFQAAMAGMDFLSESRALDEEIVATVETDACGTDAIQVITGCTFGKGNFIFKDYGKTAFTFVSRNSGKGVRIAKKYDPEPLLGTRHQELMQLIRENKAGKADHDEFWDLHRAKAMEILEQAPEHLFTITRITVAMPPKAKMEPSNQCDRCKEPTMASKLTQADGRFLCQGCMADIELQ; this comes from the coding sequence ACCAATGGAAAAACAAAAATTATTTCAAAAATGCGTTGAGTTTCATGGCCATCTGTGCCCCGGGCTTGCATTCGGATTTCAGGCGGCCATGGCCGGTATGGATTTTCTTTCAGAGTCACGAGCACTGGACGAAGAAATTGTGGCCACTGTTGAAACAGATGCCTGCGGAACTGATGCGATCCAGGTTATTACAGGATGCACCTTTGGCAAGGGCAATTTCATTTTCAAAGATTATGGCAAAACCGCATTTACCTTTGTCAGCAGAAATTCAGGGAAAGGCGTTCGTATTGCTAAAAAATACGACCCAGAACCTCTCCTGGGGACAAGGCATCAAGAATTGATGCAACTGATAAGGGAAAATAAAGCCGGCAAGGCTGATCATGATGAATTCTGGGATCTTCACAGGGCAAAGGCCATGGAAATTCTTGAACAGGCCCCTGAACACCTTTTTACCATCACCCGGATAACGGTAGCCATGCCCCCCAAAGCAAAGATGGAGCCGTCGAATCAGTGTGACAGGTGTAAAGAACCCACCATGGCTTCTAAATTAACCCAGGCTGACGGTCGTTTTCTTTGCCAAGGCTGTATGGCAGACATTGAATTGCAATAG